A genomic segment from Nicotiana tabacum cultivar K326 chromosome 9, ASM71507v2, whole genome shotgun sequence encodes:
- the LOC107780807 gene encoding cullin-3A, with the protein MVLHKFGEKLYSGLVSTITFHLQEISKCIESAQGDLFLEELNRQWADHNKALQMIRDILMYMDRTFVPSTHKIPVHELGLNLWRDNIIHANKIQMRLLSTLLGLILKERDGEVINRGLMRNIIKMLMDLGPSVYQEDFEKPFLEVSADFYRAESQRFIECCDCGDYLKKAEKRLNEEIERVSHYLDPKTEAKLTNVVEKEMIENHMPRLVHMENSGMVNMLLDDKYEDLRRMYNLFRRVPNGLATIRDVMTSHIREIGKQLVTDPEKLKDPVEFVQCLLNEKDKYDNVIILAFNNDKTFQNALNSSFEFFINLNPRSPEFISLFVDEKLRKGLKGVSEEDVEVILDKVMMLFRYLQEKDVFEKYYKQHLAKRLLSGKTVSDDAERSLIVKLKTECGYQFTSKLEGMFTDMKTSQDTMQGFHVAYGAELGDGPSLVVQVLTTGSWPTQPSITCNLPAELSALCEKFRSYYLGTHTGRRLSWQTNMGTADLKATFGKGQKHELNVSTYQMCVLMLFNNADRLMYKEIEQATEIPSSDLKRCLQSLACVKGKNVLRKEPMSKDIGEDDAFLVNDKFTSKFYKVKIGTVVAQKESEPEKQETRQRVEEDRKPQIEAAIVRIMKSRKVLDHNNIITEVTKQLQSRFLANPGEIKKRIESLIERDFLERDNTDRRLYRYLA; encoded by the coding sequence ATGGTATTACACAAATTTGGTGAGAAGCTATATTCTGGACTTGTATCTACTATTACCTTCCACCTACAAGAGATCTCTAAATGCATAGAATCAGCCCAAGGTGATTTATTCTTGGAAGAGCTGAATAGGCAATGGGCAGATCATAATAAGGCATTGCAAATGATACGGGATATTCTGATGTACATGGACAGGACCTTCGTTCCAAGTACCCATAAGATCCCTGTTCATGAGCTTGGGCTGAATCTTTGGCGGGATAACATAATACATGCGAATAAGATTCAGATGAGACTTCTGAGTACGCTTCTTGGACTGATACTCAAAGAACGGGATGGGGAAGTAATTAACCGGGGACTGATGAGAAATATAATTAAGATGCTAATGGATTTAGGACCATCCGTGTACCAGGAAGACTTTGAAAAACCTTTTCTTGAAGTATCAGCTGATTTTTACAGGGCCGAGTCTCAGAGGTTCATTGAATGTTGCGACTGTGGAGACTACCTCAAGAAAGCTGAGAAACGTTTAAACGAAGAAATAGAGAGGGTGTCACACTACTTGGATCCAAAGACTGAAGCTAAGCTCACTAATGTTGTGGAGAAAGAGATGATTGAAAACCATATGCCTAGGCTTGTCCATATGGAAAATTCAGGTATGGTGAATATGCTTCTTgatgataaatatgaagatttgagaaGAATGTACAACTTATTCCGTAGAGTTCCTAATGGTCTTGCAACAATAAGAGATGTAATGACTTCTCACATCAGAGAGATTGGTAAACAGCTTGTTACCGATCCTGAGAAGCTGAAAGATCCTGTTGAATTTGTCCAGTGTCTCTTGAATGAGAAGGATaaatatgataatgtaataatcTTGGCATTCAACAACGACAAGACTTTCCAAAATGCCTTAAACTCATCTTTtgaattcttcattaacctcaatccCCGTTCTCCCGAGTTTATATCATTGTTTGTGGATGAAAAATTGCGAAAAGGCCTTAAAGGAGTCAGTGAGGAAGATGTGGAAGTTATTCTCGACAAGGTGATGATGCTCTTCCGTTACTTGCAAGAAAAAGATGTGTTTGAGAAGTATTATAAACAGCACTTGGCAAAGCGACTGCTTTCAGGAAAAACAGTTTCCGATGATGCTGAGAGAAGTCTGATTGTTAAGCTGAAGACAGAATGTGGTTATCAGTTCACTTCCAAATTAGAGGGCATGTTTACCGACATGAAAACTTCTCAGGACACAATGCAAGGATTCCATGTAGCATATGGTGCTGAATTGGGTGATGGCCCCTCATTGGTTGTCCAGGTTCTCACGACGGGATCTTGGCCTACTCAACCTAGTATCACATGCAATTTGCCAGCTGAATTGTCAGCCCTGTGTGAGAAATTTCGGTCGTATTACCTTGGGACCCACACTGGTCGAAGATTATCCTGGCAAACAAACATGGGCACAGCTGATCTGAAAGCGACATTTGGGAAGGGCCAGAAGCATGAGCTCAATGTCTCTACTTACCAAATGTGTGTCCTCATGCTTTTCAATAATGCTGATCGGCTAATGTACAAGGAGATTGAACAGGCCACTGAGATCCCTTCGTCTGATTTGAAAAGGTGCTTGCAGTCCCTAGCATGTGTTAAGGGAAAGAACGTCCTCCGGAAAGAACCCATGAGTAAGGATATCGGGGAGGACGACGCCTTTCTTGTCAATGACAAATTTACGAGCAAATTTTACAAGGTCAAGATAGGAACTGTAGTTGCACAGAAGGAATCCGAGCCTGAAAAGCAGGAGACACGTCAAAGGGTGGAAGAGGATAGAAAGCCCCAGATTGAAGCTGCTATTGTGAGGATCATGAAATCCAGGAAGGTATTAgatcacaacaacatcatcaCTGAAGTTACAAAGCAATTGCAATCACGTTTCCTGGCAAATCCAGGAGAAATCAAGAAACGCATTGAGTCACTTATCGAGAGAGATTTCTTGGAAAGGGATAATACAGATAGACGATTGTATCGCTACCTTGCATAA
- the LOC107780808 gene encoding pentatricopeptide repeat-containing protein At1g26900, mitochondrial-like — translation MNIAVNSYCSYLRQNFKHVSSIILTRHYSMFSSDQKLISQLQSCKQISEIKQFHALMVKTGQDQIPFSLSKLLACSIQYTDYASSMFKCIQSPNLYMYNTMLRSYSISDDPQKGLLFFNNMRAQSVILDQFAFVSGLRSCTRLLAKWTGEAIHSVVLRSGFDLLLDLRNTLLNFYCVSGRIRCAHQLFDEFSDRDLVSWNTLMGGYLCVHNYPAVLELFIELHRDGVSASATTMLCVLSAIGELKIALVGESMHGFCIKNGFCYSVKVLTALISLYGKMGCISSGRSLFDEAYPKDVVLWNCLIDGYAKNGLLEEALSLLRQMKVQRLKPNSSTLAGLLSASASSGAFNMGHYIQNFTEDQQLAMDPVLGTALIDMYAKSGLLVKAVNVFDNMETKDVKCWTSMIMGYGVHGEAKDAVALFHRMEDEGFRPNEVTFLAVFNACSHGGLVAEGISCFRKMVLEYGLTPKIEHYGCLIDILGRAGLLETARELIKGLPIEGDATAWRALLAACRVHASVELGEQVKKELEQRFGKHPADSLLLSSTYAIAGIMPEHRDITEVEERKLEKEVECSLPGKKEAGCSAIELCENGQVFLNQAEVP, via the coding sequence ATGAACATAGCCGTTAATTCCTACTGTTCATACCTAAGACAAAATTTCAAACATGTATCATCAATCATCTTAACAAGACATTACTCTATGTTTTCTTCTGACCAAAAGCTAATTTCTCAGTTACAATCATGTAAGCAAATCTCTGAAATCAAACAATTTCATGCCTTAATGGTCAAAACTGGTCAAGATCAAATTCCTTTTTCGCTTAGCAAACTTCTTGCATGTTCAATCCAATACACAGACTATGCATCTTCAATGTTTAAATGCATACAAAGCCCAAATCTTTATATGTATAATACCATGCTTCGTAGTTATTCAATAAGTGATGACCCTCAAAAGGGTCTTTTGTTTTTCAACAACATGAGGGCACAAAGTGTAATTCTTGATCAATTTGCTTTTGTTTCTGGACTTAGATCTTGTACACGTTTATTGGCGAAATGGACTGGTGAAGCTATTCATTCAGTTGTTCTGAGATCTGGCTTTGATTTGCTTCTTGATTTGAGGAACAcccttttgaatttttattgtgTCTCTGGGAGAATCCGTTGTGCCCACCAACTGTTTGATGAATTTTCAGATAGAGATTTGGTGAGTTGGAACACTTTGATGGGTGGTTATCTTTGTGTACATAATTATCCTGCTGTTTTGGAATTATTTATAGAATTGCACAGGGATGGTGTTTCCGCTAGTGCCACGACGATGTTGTGTGTTTTGTCTGCGATTGGTGAGTTAAAGATTGCTTTGGTAGGGGAATCCATGCATGGGTTCTGCATAAAGAATGGATTTTGCTATAGTGTGAAGGTGCTAACTGCCTTGATTTCTCTGTATGGGAAGATGGGTTGCATTAGCTCGGGCCGTAGTCTATTTGATGAAGCTTATCCGAAAGATGTTGTCTTGTGGAACTGTTTGATAGATGGATATGCTAAAAATGGCCTGCTAGAAGAGGCATTGTCTCTATTGAGGCAAATGAAGGTTCAAAGATTGAAGCCAAATTCATCAACCTTGGCAGGTTTGCTTTCTGCTAGTGCTTCCTCCGGGGCTTTCAATATGGGTCATTATATTCAGAACTTCACAGAAGATCAGCAATTAGCTATGGATCCAGTTCTTGGGACAGCATTGATAGATATGTATGCTAAAAGTGGCTTGCTTGTTAAGGCAGTTAATGTTTTTGACAATATGGAGACCAAAGATGTAAAGTGTTGGACATCAATGATAATGGGTTACGGGGTACATGGCGAGGCAAAGGATGCTGTTGCACTCTTCCATAGAATGGAGGATGAAGGGTTTAGGCCTAATGAAGTGACTTTCTTGGCCGTATTCAATGCTTGTAGCCATGGAGGACTGGTGGCAGAGGGCATCAGCTGTTTTAGAAAAATGGTGCTGGAATATGGCTTGACTCCTAAAATTGAGCATTATGGATGTTTGATTGATATCTTAGGCCGTGCTGGATTGCTTGAGACAGCACGAGAACTGATAAAAGGTTTACCCATTGAGGGGGATGCTACTGCATGGCGTGCGTTACTAGCAGCATGCAGAGTCCATGCTAGTGTTGAGCTGGGAGAACAAGTGAAGAAAGAACTAGAACAGAGATTCGGCAAACATCCAGCTGATTCACTACTTTTGAGCAGTACTTACGCCATCGCTGGGATAATGCCCGAGCACAGAGATATAACAGAGGTGGAGGAACGTAAATTAGAAAAAGAAGTCGAATGTTCTCTCCctgggaagaaggaagctggatGTAGTGcaattgaattatgtgaaaatgGCCAGGTTTTTCTTAACCAAGCTGAAGTACCGTAG